AAATGTCAAAACCACATAAGTATGATGACTTTTTCAATctatgtccatgtgcatgtattTCGTAAAGAACAGTGAACTCAAAATGCTTCTCACTTCTTTCCTGTGCCGGTTTAAGAAGGTGTTGATTTCTAACAAGCCATCGCACACCTGTGGGGGAGAACAGAGTGAGAGGTTGGAGGTCATTTACTGCATCCAGAGGAGTCCCTGTGTCACGCGGGCGACAGGTACATGTCGCTATCACACATTTCTGGAGACAGATGCTTACAACTAAACTCACACCCTTTGATCCCtgttcaaggccatctccatccCACTACTGACATCAGCTGAAATATTGGAAACAACATTCAAATGTACTTTCGATTATTTGAAACATCTGATCCAGAAAGACAGAAACCTCACACATTGATGAATAATACTCGACTGTGACGTATTTAATCACAATAAGGACGAGCAGGTGCATATAGCCTATTGATGACGCATTTGGATCACCTGCATGCTCACCTTGTGGCCAAACAGGCCGTGGATGAAGTAGATCTCATGTCCAGACTCTCTTGGTTTGGAGGAGACCCGGAGATCAAAGTAGCGAATTCCTGCCTCCAACTGCTCTTTAAATGTCAGGTTCTAGAAATACAAGCATTATATATAACACATCTGTCACgctgtaaaatattaaaatgcatttaaaatgtcatctTTAAGCTATCATGGCTCCAGAGATGGTATAGCCTTTTATATGTCACTGGTCTGAACTCTGTACCTGGGTCATGGACCACTTCACCATGACTTTCTTGGCTAAGATGCTGAACATGGTGGCGAGATACTTCACATACACCTTCTGGTCTGGGCCCACAGGAGCATGCACATCAACCCAGTAGGTAAACGAATCATGAGACCCTGGTCGAGACAAAGGAAAATAACAATGAACAGATCTCATGCCTTTTCAACAGTGCAGCTTTGTTTTTATCTTTCCAACGTGGACACtaatggaccaatgaacagacgCCGAGAACGCAACATCTTTACGCATGCAGGACTCACCTGGCACGGCGAGGTGTTTGAGGGGCATGGCACTGAGCTTCGAGGGGAGCGAACCCATCCAGTCGGCATTGGCATTGCCGATCCCCGCAGGTCGGGTCTTCATGTCATAAACAGCCTGTCAAAAAACCCCGCCTCAGGAAACCGCACCGTGCGCATGCAATCCCGGTGACGGTCTTCCGTGCGCTCCCACCAGGTCACAACTATCGCACACCATCCTGCACCGTCTCAGTTAATCCAGGCCACATATAGGACCGGTTCAAGACGTCTTTCGACTCGCACCAAAGCGAGTATGACCCTTTTCATCTCCCGGTTTTCGGTAGGTTCCGGTGCGCAGTTCTCCAACCGGTGAACCAGGCATCCGTAGACAAGACAGATCGTGATAATCCTCTTAGAGCAGCATTCTCCTTGTTATCCCCTTCTCCTGCTTCTTGGCCTTACctgcctcgtgtgtgtgtgtgtgtgtctgtgtgtgtgtaaggcggagacagacaggaaagtTATCTCAATTGAAGTGGAATatagtaagtgtgtgtgtggggggggaggttcTCTTAATTGTAGTCGAATATTCTGGTCTAGAACCACAAAGCCATGGCTCCCATGGATTCGTTACTTGAAGGACTAATGGTCCACATGGCACATAGGCTTAGTCTAACCTAATTATTAGGCCATACGTGGCCTACATAGAAACAAAGGCTAATATAAATAGCCATTTATAAACTGCTTAAAGGTGTCTTCGCCGCTCTCTATTGGCTGATGTGGAAAACCACAACCCGACAGTTCCATCTACTGGTGGAGCGCGTGTGTTACAACTGTGTCCTGAGGCGGTGGAGTGAAGAGCTCTCACGCTTATCACTTTATTGTTGTCATTacagtgttgtttttgttttgaaataAAGAGGCACGTGTTTGGCAGACATTGTTTTCAGATCAAGCAGCtatgttttattaattattcatcCTTTTCATTTTCGGTCTGGAACTTGCTGACTTCGTATCTAAAAACCTGTTTCTGTGGTTCCAGTTGTGTGGAGGCTATTTCAAATACGTTTGCTCGGGGTCGAAAGAGTATACGACAGTAAATACTTCAACACAAATGACAACATGGAATATTACTATTAATCCAACTCAAAGTTTATAACATTCTCGTTGAGGACAAGGCTGTGCACTTCCGCAGTCCCACAAAGCATTGCGGCCGCAAAGCCACTCGTCACCTGGCAACTTCAGATAAGCGTTTGTGAGTGCGTTTCCA
The Pseudoliparis swirei isolate HS2019 ecotype Mariana Trench chromosome 16, NWPU_hadal_v1, whole genome shotgun sequence DNA segment above includes these coding regions:
- the plcxd2 gene encoding PI-PLC X domain-containing protein 2 isoform X3 — its product is MKTRPAGIGNANADWMGSLPSKLSAMPLKHLAVPGSHDSFTYWVDVHAPVGPDQKVYVKYLATMFSILAKKVMVKWSMTQNLTFKEQLEAGIRYFDLRVSSKPRESGHEIYFIHGLFGHKVCDGLLEINTFLNRHRKEVVFLDFNHYYAMGAEHHVYLINMLKQVFGSKLCNDCAVESITLDFLWQNKYQVIVFYHHPSAQHIPVMWPGNKIPAPWANTTRPKKLTQFLETTLQQRAKQGSFHVSQAILTPKSKTVAKGLVWGLRSYLVESS